From a region of the Odoribacter splanchnicus DSM 20712 genome:
- the phnX gene encoding phosphonoacetaldehyde hydrolase, with translation MKKVSCVIMDWAGTAVDFGCFAPLNAFLRVFQEQGVTITYRQAREPMGLLKIEHIKAILKMPEVSERFRTAHGREWNQNDVAIMYQSFEKHLFASLQDFTTPVPGVIETMEQLRREGIRIGSTTGYTDAMMKIVQPGAAAQGYTVDCLVTPDHLPAGRPAPYMIYRNMTELAIPSVDEVVKVGDTIADIREGLNAKVCSVGVITGSNELGLTEEEYKTMPEPELYTLKQEVRERMMAAGAHYVLDNIRELPDLIHNLMNKK, from the coding sequence ATGAAAAAAGTTAGTTGTGTCATTATGGATTGGGCCGGAACGGCTGTCGATTTTGGGTGTTTTGCTCCATTGAATGCTTTTTTGAGGGTGTTTCAGGAGCAGGGTGTGACGATCACTTACCGGCAAGCCCGTGAACCGATGGGATTATTAAAGATTGAACATATAAAGGCTATTTTGAAAATGCCTGAAGTGAGTGAAAGATTTCGTACAGCACATGGACGGGAATGGAATCAGAATGATGTCGCAATCATGTATCAGAGTTTTGAGAAACATTTGTTTGCTTCACTTCAGGATTTTACGACTCCTGTTCCGGGAGTTATAGAGACAATGGAACAATTACGTCGTGAAGGGATCCGTATTGGTTCAACGACAGGGTATACCGACGCTATGATGAAAATTGTACAACCCGGAGCTGCTGCTCAGGGATATACTGTAGATTGTCTGGTAACTCCGGATCATTTGCCTGCCGGACGCCCGGCTCCTTATATGATTTACCGGAACATGACAGAGCTGGCGATTCCTTCTGTTGACGAGGTGGTTAAAGTTGGAGATACTATCGCCGATATCCGGGAAGGATTGAATGCAAAAGTATGTTCTGTCGGAGTAATTACAGGTAGTAATGAGTTGGGGTTGACCGAGGAGGAATACAAAACTATGCCTGAACCGGAGTTATATACTTTGAAACAAGAGGTCAGAGAGCGGATGATGGCAGCCGGTGCACATTATGTGCTGGATAATATCCGTGAATTGCCGGACCTGATACATAATTTAATGAATAAAAAATAA